The proteins below come from a single Mytilus edulis chromosome 5, xbMytEdul2.2, whole genome shotgun sequence genomic window:
- the LOC139525141 gene encoding uncharacterized protein, translating into MTFHPAKCFILRVTRKRNPVVHNYHMMGHYLETVQYYPYLGLELSEDMNWDHNITKATSKANRTLGFLRRNLNKCPQDIKESAYKTLVRPHLEYASAVWDPYKKCHISQIEMVQRRAARFVTSTYSREPGTVTNILQTLGWPTLATRRQGARLILLYKILHGEASVIIPDYIRRPTVTTRQYHRDRFSRVSTSTDAYEYSFIQRTIVDWNQLPECAIQAPTTVAFRVCVWQFLA; encoded by the coding sequence ATGACATTCCATCCAGCAAAATGTTTCATCCTTAGGGTAACCAGAAAACGCAACCCTGTTGTTCACAACTACCATATGATGGGACATTACCTGGAAACTGTTCAGTACTACCCATACCTCGGCTTAGAACTATCAGAGGACATGAATTGGGACCACAATATAACAAAAGCAACATCAAAAGCCAACAGAACACTTGGATTTTTAAGAAGGAACTTAAATAAGTGCCCACAAGACATAAAAGAGAGTGCATACAAAACATTAGTCCGACCTCACCTAGAGTATGCATCTGCAGTGTGGGACCCATATAAAAAGTGCCATATTAGCCAAATCGAGATGGTACAACGAAGAGCTGCCCGATTTGTAACATCAACCTATTCTCGGGAACCAGGAACTGTAACCAACATCCTACAGACACTTGGCTGGCCAACACTAGCAACACGCAGACAAGGAGCCAGGCTCATACTCCTTTATAAGATCCTACATGGAGAAGCATCAGTCATTATTCCAGATTACATCAGGAGACCAACTGTAACAACCCGACAATACCACAGAGACAGGTTTTCCAGAGTCAGCACTTCAACGGATGCCTATGAATACAGTTTCATCCAAAGAACAATTGTTGACTGGAACCAACTACCTGAATGTGCCATCCAAGCTCCCACAACAGTCGCCTTCCGGGTCTGTGTGTGGCAGTTCCTGGCGTAA
- the LOC139523907 gene encoding pachytene checkpoint protein 2 homolog, with the protein MDQVSELGDALPCTNNNVPIFHVEVCQKPTSTARNNIVCEKVQALLKRHKTAYGDLYITDFDDSFLREHVQSVFLCDTDLSNTEKKGIDLTGNNIQIHTYQLQDDGPGTEELDDEDLAAANHWLLPSTDFHGMWDSLVFDDDIKGNLLNYAATTILFSDRKVDTNVISWNKVILLHGPPGTGKTSLCKALAQKLVIRLSDRFKYGQLIEINSHSLFSKWFSESGKLVMKMFMKIQELIDDQESLVCVLIDEVESLTSARKSALSGSEPSDAIRVVNALLTQIDQIKKHNNVMILTTSNVTGAIDLAFVDRADIKQYIGPPSPGAIYKIYLSCICELMKAKIISPAQQMFDLRQLEVMRFMQNDATRLSLQLRDISIKSHSLSGRTLRKLPFIAHAMFVQCSSVSLEDFLKALDKAVERQFQERADLTRD; encoded by the exons ATGGACCAAGTATCTGAACTTGGGGATGCACTTCCTTGTACCAACAATAATGTTCCAATATTCCACGTTGAAGTGTGTCAGAAGCCAACAAG CACTGCTAGGAATAATATAGTTTGTGAGAAAGTACAGGCCTTGTTAAAAAGGCATAAAACTGCTTATGGAGATTTGTATATAACAGATTTTGATGACAGTTTCCTGCGAGAACATGTTCAGTCAGTCTTTTTGTGTGATACAGATTTATCAAATACAGAGAAAAAG GGTATAGATTTAACAGGGAACAATATACAGATACATACGTACCAGTTGCAGGATGATGGACCTGGTACAGAGGAATTAGATGATGAAGATCTAGCTGCTGCTAACCATTGGTTGTTACCTTCTACAGACTTTCATGGAATGTGGGACAGTTTAGTATTTGATGATGATATTAAAGGAAAT TTGTTGAACTATGCAGCAACTACCATTTTATTCTCTGACAGAAAAGTAGATACAAATGTGATATCCTGGAACAAAGTAATACTGCTTCATG GGCCTCCGGGAACTGGCAAGACCTCATTGTGTAAGGCATTAGCCCAAAAATTAGTGATCAGACTATCTGATAGGTTTAAATATGGACAGCTTATAGAAATTAACAGTCACAGTCTGTTTTCTAAATGGTTCTCAGAG AGTGGTAAATTGGTGATGAAGATGTTTATGAAAATTCAGGAGCTTATTGATGACCAGGAGTCTTTAGTTTGTGTTCTTATTGATGAG GTGGAAAGCTTGACTTCAGCCAGAAAAAGTGCTTTATCTGGAAGTGAACCTTCAGATGCCATTAGAGTTGTAAATGCTTTACTAACTCAAAtagatcaaataaaaaa ACACAACAATGTGATGATATTAACAACTTCTAATGTAACTGGAGCAATAGATCTTGCTTTTGTTGACCGTGCTGACATTAAACAGTATATTGGACCTCCTTCACCTGGAgccatttataaaatatatctgTCATGTATATGTGAATTAATGAAG GCCAAAATAATAAGTCCTGCTCAACAAATGTTTGACTTGAGACAATTAGAAGTTATGAGATTCATGCAGAATGATGCAACTAGACTTAGTTTACAGCTAAGGGACATTTCTAT AAAAAGTCACAGTTTAAGTGGAAGAACACTGAGAAAACTACCATTTATTGCCCATGCAATGTTTGTACAA TGTTCTTCTGTATCATTAGAAGATTTTCTGAAAGCATTAGACAAGGCAGTTGAAAGACAGTTTCAAGAAAGAGCTGACTTAACAAGAGATTAG